One window of the Devosia sp. 2618 genome contains the following:
- a CDS encoding phage head closure protein, whose product MSERIPPIGTLTDRVQFKRRETTGEAEGGHVALFVSVTSLWARVRSLTGRQGTSADGRSVEISHAVVVRFRNDVKPGDRIIYRGRSLDVVSAADLNGRRAYLSCACSETSFTG is encoded by the coding sequence GTGAGCGAGCGGATCCCGCCCATCGGCACGCTGACCGACCGGGTGCAGTTCAAGCGGCGCGAGACGACGGGCGAGGCCGAGGGCGGACATGTGGCGCTGTTTGTGTCGGTGACGAGCCTTTGGGCGCGGGTCCGCTCGCTGACCGGGCGACAGGGCACCAGCGCCGATGGGCGGTCGGTGGAGATCTCCCACGCGGTGGTTGTGCGTTTTCGTAACGACGTGAAGCCGGGTGACCGGATCATCTATCGTGGGCGGAGCCTCGATGTGGTGAGCGCTGCCGACCTCAATGGAAGGCGGGCGTATCTGAGCTGCGCCTGTAGCGAAACTAGTTTTACGGGGTAG